GCGCCGCCTGAGACGGCGACGGAGACAGCGACTGAATCCCCGGACGCGAAGGCCGACAACTGAGGTTGGCGATTGCCGCCCTTCGCGAGACAATGCCGGACCGGCGTCGTCCTCACTACGCGATGCCGACCTCTGGGCAATTCAGGCAAATGGCGTCGCCAGCCACGTTGACACATATCCGCACCTGGAGCACGCTCCCGACCCAATGGTCGCGGGGCCTGCAGCGGCGCGCTCGGAGTATCTGGCGGAAGGGCCTGGAATATGACGCCAGGGAGTTCGAGCAACTCGCCGCTCGCTTTGCGCGGCAGTGCCTGGCCGTGGGAGTGCTCGCCGATCCGTTGCGACAACATCGCTGGCTTGTAACGCTGCGTACGCTCGGCTTTCACGCCGAGGCCGTTACACTCGCCGCGCGTTGGCAAGCGTCCGTGACTTCTCTGTCGGCGGAACAACTCGCGGAGCTGGATGTGCTGCACGTGCGCATTCAGCGAGTGCTGCAGCGCGTCGCCTCGCTGTTCGAGCACGACGAACAATCGTTGCCGCGTCGCATCGCGACGAATGACTCCAGGTTGAAGGCGGTACTCCATTGGACGCGCTCCTTGCCGAACACGGCGCGCATTGCCGACCTGGGTTGCGGCTCCGGGCGATTCCTACAGGCGCTCCATGAAGTATGCGCGACTTGGCGCCTCATCGGCGTCGATCTTGCGCGAACGATGATGACGGAGCCACCGGCGGGAGTTGCCATGGCGGCTGGCGGAATGTTGTGCCTGCCGTTTGCAGACGAATCGCTCGACGCCGTGCTTTCGGTTGAAGCCTTGGAACACGCCCTCCGCCCGCGCGTGGCCGTCAATGAGATGTTGCGCGTGCTGCGACCGGGCGGGCACCTGTTGATCATCGACAAACACCGCAGTTGGCAAGCGCGGTGCGAGCATGAGCCGTGGGAATGTTGGTTCGAGTTGCCGGAAGTCGCCGGATGGTTGACGCCGCAGGCGCGCATCGAGCGCTGCGAACTGCTGCCGGCCGACGGCGGCGAAGTGCCTGATGGACTGTTCTGTCTTTGGACGGCCGTTAAGCACGGCTGATACCGCGCAAGGAGTGCGCCCATGCTGCGATTTCGCTCGGCCCTGATCTTACTGGCTTGCCTCGTACGCCAGTTGGACGTCGATGCGCTGAACGCACAGACCATCGATGCTGCCCCCCGCGCGTGGCTGGAAGACGCGGAGTTGCGCGAAGTCCACTTCGCCAATGCCAATGAAGGCTGGGCCGTGGGCGATCGTGGCGTCATTTGGCACACCGCTGATGGAGGCCGAGAGTGGAAGCGGCAAAACGCGCCGACAAGTAGTCGCTTGGACGGCGTGTCGTTCGTCAACGCGCGGCACGGCTGGGCGGTGGGCGGCGAACCCTATTCTCACGCACCGGGCAGCCGCGGCGTGATGCTGATTACGGAAGACGGCGGACAGAATTGGCGGCAGGACGGCGCCACGCTGCTGAGCGCATTGCGCGGCGTTCGCGCGTTCACGACGCAACACGCACTGGCCTGGGGCGATCGTTCTGCCATCTTTCCCATGAGTCTTTACTGGACCGCGGATGGCGGGCGAAGTTGGAGCCCGTTCTCCGGTGCAGCGGCGGACGACTTTGTGGACGCCGCGTTCTGCGGGCCGCAACAAGGCGCGGCGATTACGCGGCGCGGTGCGGTCCATCTGATTGACGACCGGAGCACGATTCCAGCTCGACATCCCGACACCGGCCTGCGCGGCCTGCAACGCGTGCGATTCGCCGACACTCAACATGGCGTCGTCGTGGGCGACGGCGGCTTGGTCTGGCTCACGCTAGATGGCGGCGCAAATTGGCGGTCGCCGGATGCAAACTTTCCGCACGTGCTGGCGCAAGGCGTCGACATGCGCGCCCTGGCCGTACGCGGCGCGAAGATCTGGATCGCCGGCTCCCCGGGCTCAGTGATCTTTCACTCACCGGATTTCGGCCGCAGTTGGCAGGTTCTGCCCACCGGCCGCAACGCGCCTTTCAATGGCCTGACCTTTGTCGATGATTTGAATGGCTGGGCAGTCGGAGCACTGGGCGCGATCTTCGCCACGAGCGACGGCGGCCGAAGTTGGGTGCGGCAACGCGCCGGCGGCGAACGCGTCGCGGTGCTGGGCATGTTCGCCGACGCGCAGGCAACGCCGTGGGAAGTCTTCGCCTACGCCGGCGGACAGGAAAGCGCGCTTACCTACGCCTACTGCCTGACGCGCCGCGATTGGTTGAATCCTTTGGCCGAGGATCGCACAGCGTCCCCGCGACTGCAAGCTGCGATGTGCGCGGTCGGCGGTAGCGCGGCCGAGCGCTCGTGGCGGTTTCCGGTGCAACAGCACGAGGCATCGCTGTCGGCGGAGCGCATGGTCGAACTGTGGGATGAATTGCACGACGGTCG
Above is a genomic segment from Planctomycetia bacterium containing:
- a CDS encoding class I SAM-dependent methyltransferase — translated: MASPATLTHIRTWSTLPTQWSRGLQRRARSIWRKGLEYDAREFEQLAARFARQCLAVGVLADPLRQHRWLVTLRTLGFHAEAVTLAARWQASVTSLSAEQLAELDVLHVRIQRVLQRVASLFEHDEQSLPRRIATNDSRLKAVLHWTRSLPNTARIADLGCGSGRFLQALHEVCATWRLIGVDLARTMMTEPPAGVAMAAGGMLCLPFADESLDAVLSVEALEHALRPRVAVNEMLRVLRPGGHLLIIDKHRSWQARCEHEPWECWFELPEVAGWLTPQARIERCELLPADGGEVPDGLFCLWTAVKHG